The Monomorium pharaonis isolate MP-MQ-018 chromosome 5, ASM1337386v2, whole genome shotgun sequence genome includes a window with the following:
- the LOC105828236 gene encoding protein cornichon homolog 4 — MGLISDPLLFAIALLDTGCVLFLLVYYIITLSDLECDYLNAQECCSKLNKGVLPKLIAHTFLVFLLLIHGQLILMLVNLPMMIWLFYEYLNVPSGNMGVYDPTEIHNRGQLKRYMRDCMIHLGYCLVIFFVYLYCMIVALLKGDPVNRTDDIIDTI, encoded by the exons ATGGGCCTGATCTCGGATCCGCTTCTGTTCGCAATCGCGCTGCTTGACACAGGCTGCGTGCTGTTTCTTTTGGTTTATTAT ATTATAACACTATCGGATCTCGAGTGTGATTATTTGAATGCGCAAGAATGTTGTTCTAAGTTAAATAAG GGAGTGTTGCCGAAGTTAATAGCACACACGTTTCTAGTATTTCTTTTGTTGATACATGGACAGTTGATATTAATGTTGGTAAATCTACCAATGATGATTTGGTTGTTTTACGAATACCTTAACGTTCCCAGCGGCAATATGGGGGTTTACGATCCCACGGAGATTCACAATCGTGGCCAGCTGAAGAGATATATGCGTGATTGCATGATTCATCTTGGATATTGCCTTGTGATCTTTTTCGTTTATCTCTATTG cATGATTGTGGCGTTGCTCAAGGGAGATCCTGTCAACAGAACTGATGACATAATAGACAccatataa